A portion of the Micromonospora tarapacensis genome contains these proteins:
- a CDS encoding ferritin-like domain-containing protein: MSFVVPARVNTTLTWDYEASDPRLVALYERAKSSQWRASDVDWSVPVPFGEPLPDDSAFAMAAFADSPLAARGPRAWDAFRWEFQSWMVSQFLHGEQAAMIVAARLVETVPDLDSKFYAATQAVDEARHVEVFSRYLREKIPEPYEVSPPLRELLTDILSDSRWDVTALGMQIMVEAIAMASFRLSNSSFHDPLIKELTHLVARDEARHVTFGVLSLSGLYDQLTTAERAEREELVLDAAALIRRRFLLDDIWQRLEVDRAAGVEFATNHDLMIKYRQAVFSRVAVALGQIGLMTDQVRTGLDKLGLLQFAGERLRARKGR, encoded by the coding sequence ATGAGCTTTGTCGTGCCGGCTCGCGTGAACACCACACTCACCTGGGACTACGAAGCCTCCGACCCCCGGCTCGTGGCGCTCTACGAACGGGCCAAGTCGTCGCAGTGGCGAGCCTCGGACGTCGACTGGTCGGTGCCCGTGCCGTTCGGCGAGCCGCTGCCCGACGACTCCGCCTTCGCGATGGCGGCCTTCGCCGACTCGCCACTCGCGGCGCGCGGCCCCCGTGCCTGGGACGCGTTCCGCTGGGAGTTCCAGTCGTGGATGGTCAGCCAGTTCCTGCACGGCGAGCAGGCCGCCATGATCGTCGCGGCCCGGCTCGTGGAGACGGTGCCGGATCTGGACAGCAAGTTCTACGCCGCCACCCAGGCCGTCGACGAGGCCCGGCACGTCGAGGTCTTCTCCCGGTATCTGCGGGAGAAGATCCCCGAGCCGTACGAGGTGTCCCCGCCGCTGCGGGAACTGCTCACCGACATCCTGTCCGACTCGCGGTGGGACGTCACCGCGCTCGGCATGCAGATCATGGTCGAGGCGATCGCGATGGCCTCGTTCCGGTTGTCCAACAGCAGCTTCCACGACCCACTGATCAAGGAGCTGACCCACCTCGTGGCCCGCGACGAGGCGCGCCACGTCACCTTCGGGGTGCTCTCCCTCAGCGGGCTCTACGACCAGCTCACCACGGCCGAGCGGGCGGAGCGGGAGGAACTGGTCCTGGACGCCGCGGCGCTGATCCGGCGACGGTTCCTGCTCGACGACATCTGGCAGCGGCTGGAGGTGGACCGCGCCGCGGGGGTGGAGTTCGCCACCAACCACGACCTCATGATCAAGTACCGGCAGGCGGTGTTCTCCCGGGTCGCCGTCGCGCTCGGTCAGATCGGCCTGATGACCGACCAGGTCCGCACCGGCCTGGACAAACTGGGCCTGCTGCAGTTCGCCGGCGAGCGGCTGCGTGCCCGGAAGGGGCGTTGA
- a CDS encoding cytochrome P450: MTAPALTPRFDALDPNVVEDPYPEYARLRAAGPLCRIGPGSWGVTRFADVAALQHDPRLGSEFPDGYHQVSVGDGPASAFFQRIMLYRDPPDHVRLRRLMSRAFSPAVVRQLRSYVADLVDELIEPALANGRMDLVGELAYPLPVRVVCRLMGIPPESTEEVRRHAMNLGRAFTAVVPEHARAEADVAVRWLREHIGALLDQRRARRGDDLLSRLLDAEESGDTLSHDEIVDNTVFSFFAGFETTVHMIGTGAAALLSHPDQLDRLRADRSLVGTAVDEFLRWDAPIQGTARYVHEPIEIGGRTVRRGRVLVLMIGAANHDERRFSRPDRLDVGRADNPHLAFGGGAHLCLGAFLARMEGAVVFDRLARLAVLEPAAPTVRERDTPFRAYASIPVRIA; this comes from the coding sequence ATGACCGCACCGGCCCTGACACCACGGTTCGACGCCCTGGACCCGAACGTCGTCGAGGATCCCTACCCCGAGTACGCCCGCCTGCGCGCCGCCGGACCGCTGTGCCGGATCGGACCGGGCAGTTGGGGCGTCACCCGCTTCGCCGACGTCGCGGCGTTGCAGCATGACCCCCGGCTGGGCAGCGAGTTTCCCGACGGCTACCACCAGGTGTCGGTGGGCGACGGGCCGGCCAGCGCGTTCTTCCAGCGGATCATGCTCTATCGCGACCCGCCGGACCACGTCCGGTTGCGGCGCCTGATGAGCCGGGCGTTCAGCCCCGCGGTGGTCCGCCAGCTGCGCTCCTACGTGGCGGACCTGGTCGACGAGCTGATCGAGCCGGCCCTGGCGAACGGACGGATGGATCTGGTCGGCGAGCTGGCCTACCCGCTACCGGTCCGGGTGGTCTGCCGGCTGATGGGCATCCCACCGGAGTCCACCGAGGAGGTGCGCCGCCACGCGATGAACCTCGGCCGGGCCTTCACGGCGGTCGTCCCCGAACACGCCCGCGCCGAGGCCGACGTGGCCGTCCGGTGGCTGCGCGAACACATCGGCGCCCTGCTCGACCAGCGCCGCGCCCGCCGGGGCGACGACCTGCTCTCCCGGCTGCTGGACGCCGAGGAGTCGGGGGACACCCTCAGCCACGACGAGATCGTCGACAACACGGTCTTCTCGTTCTTCGCCGGCTTCGAGACCACCGTCCACATGATCGGCACCGGGGCCGCCGCCCTGCTGAGCCACCCCGACCAGCTCGACCGGCTGCGGGCCGACCGGTCGCTGGTCGGTACCGCCGTCGACGAGTTCCTGCGCTGGGACGCGCCGATCCAGGGCACGGCACGGTACGTCCACGAACCGATCGAGATCGGCGGGCGCACGGTGCGCCGGGGCCGGGTCCTGGTGCTGATGATCGGTGCGGCGAACCACGACGAGCGTCGCTTCTCCCGTCCCGACCGGCTGGACGTGGGCCGGGCGGACAACCCGCATCTCGCCTTCGGCGGGGGTGCCCACCTCTGCCTCGGTGCCTTCCTGGCCAGGATGGAGGGGGCCGTGGTCTTCGACCGGCTGGCCCGGCTCGCCGTCCTCGAGCCCGCCGCGCCGACCGTGCGCGAGCGCGACACCCCGTTCCGGGCGTACGCCTCGATCCCGGTCCGCATCGCCTGA